AACACAGGCTTATCAGTGATCCAGTCTTTATTGGGATGGCCCAGCTATTTAGGTCTCTTTATTTAAAGATATAAATGTCTATTTCATCGTTCCAAATGTCCAGTTCACCTATTTAATAGATAATTACGGTCTAGATATACAATATGTTTGTACCATAATTTCTAAAAAATATTACAATGAAAGCAATCAAAAAGTTTACAATCGCAAGCACATTATGTGCAAGTTTATTTTCCGTAGCATTAATTTCCTGTAGTGATGATAATGACCTTTCAGTAGTCCAGGAAGCACCTGTGGTAAGCCACAATAATGCGAAGACTAATTTTATTAATGTAAAGGGAACGGATTTCGCTTACCGCAGCTGGGGTAAGGAAGGAGGGATTCCGTTAGTTTTATTGCCGGGTACCGGTGGTTCAATGGATGACTGGGATCCCGCAGTAACTGATGGACTTGCCAAGCAGTACAGATTAATCATATTTGATAATAAGGGAGTAGCTTCATCAAAGGGAACAACTCCCAATACGATCCAGGAAATGGCTAACGATGCTATTGATTTCATTAAAGCTATGAATCTAAGTAAGGTCAATATCATGGGGTTCTCTATGGGTGGTTTTGTGGCACAGCGAATTGTATTGACTGAGCCTGGTTTGATCAATAAGATCATTTTGGCCGACAGCGGTCCTAAAGGTGCAATCGGGTTATCAAATCTTCCTAACATCATTGCAGGAACAGCAGGATTAAGTCCTGAAGAATCCTATTTAAAATTCGGTTTTACTGATTCGCCATCTAGCATTGCTGCCGGCAAAGCTTCTTTTACCAGAGTTCATTTACGTACGATCGACAGAGACCCTGCTTTGAGCGATGCTACTTCAACAGCACAGTTTACTGCAGTACTGGCATGGGCAATGCCGGATGCATCGGCACTTGATGAGATCAAAACCATCAAGAAACCTTTTCTAATTGTCCATGGAGACAAGGACCTTCCCATAGCGATCCAGAATGCTTACAATATGAAGCAAAACTTAGATAATTCTGAATTATTGGAATTTTCCGATTCAGGTCATGCTGCTTTTTATCAGAATTATGAAGCCTTCTTGGCAAAAGCGGTAGCCTTCTTGGGGCAATAATAATATACTCAAATAATCCACATAAACGAGCAGTATAATTAACAGATAAGCTAGCACATATTAATATAAAAATCCTTAAAAGAAATGAAAACAAAAATAACAACAATGCTTATGTTTGCTACATTAGCACTAAATATTCCCACAATCACCAATGCTCAAGCCAAAAAGGGAAAAATAGAAACCTCGAATTCTGATATGAGTATCAGACCGTTCAAGATCAATATTCCACAAACAAAACTAAACGATTTAAAAAGACGTATTTCGGAAACCCGCTTTCCTGATAGAGAAACGGTCAAAGATGAATCTCAGGGAATACAGCTGGCTCAATTAAAAGAACTGATCGACTATTGGGGAAATGGTTATGACTGGCGCAAATTGGAAAATAAGCTAAATGTGCTTCCACAATTTGTCACAAAGATAGACGGCCTGGATATCCAGTTTATTCATGTACGTTCAAAGGAAAAAAATGCCTTGCCAGTGCTTCTCACTCATGGTTGGCCGGGTTCACCGCTGGAATTTATTGATACTATCGGCCCATTAACTGATCCGGTTCGATATGGAGGAAAAGCTGAAGACGCTTTTGATGTTATTATTCCTGCAATCCCGGGTTACGGCTTTTCTGAAATTCCAACAGAAGTCGGCTGGAACCCTGACCGTGTTGCCAGAGCCTGGGATACACTTGTAAAACGTTTAGGTTATTCAAAATATGTTTCTGAAGGCGGTGATCATGGATCGGTGATCTCAGATGCACTGGGTAGACAGGCTCCTACTGGATTATTGGGTATCCACCTGACAATGCCTGCAACAATTCCCTCA
Above is a genomic segment from Chryseobacterium geocarposphaerae containing:
- a CDS encoding alpha/beta fold hydrolase produces the protein MKAIKKFTIASTLCASLFSVALISCSDDNDLSVVQEAPVVSHNNAKTNFINVKGTDFAYRSWGKEGGIPLVLLPGTGGSMDDWDPAVTDGLAKQYRLIIFDNKGVASSKGTTPNTIQEMANDAIDFIKAMNLSKVNIMGFSMGGFVAQRIVLTEPGLINKIILADSGPKGAIGLSNLPNIIAGTAGLSPEESYLKFGFTDSPSSIAAGKASFTRVHLRTIDRDPALSDATSTAQFTAVLAWAMPDASALDEIKTIKKPFLIVHGDKDLPIAIQNAYNMKQNLDNSELLEFSDSGHAAFYQNYEAFLAKAVAFLGQ
- a CDS encoding epoxide hydrolase family protein, with the protein product MSIRPFKINIPQTKLNDLKRRISETRFPDRETVKDESQGIQLAQLKELIDYWGNGYDWRKLENKLNVLPQFVTKIDGLDIQFIHVRSKEKNALPVLLTHGWPGSPLEFIDTIGPLTDPVRYGGKAEDAFDVIIPAIPGYGFSEIPTEVGWNPDRVARAWDTLVKRLGYSKYVSEGGDHGSVISDALGRQAPTGLLGIHLTMPATIPSELVKPINAGDPAPESLSVEETKAYNSLSTFFGKNAAYGGMMVTRPQTTGYLLSDSPSAFAAFLYEKIVEWTESDLKPEKVISRDAILDDITLYWLTNTGASSSRFYWENNNNNFSSQHQKTKDIKVPVAISVFPHEIYQAPESWSRAAYPSLYYYHKAAKGGHFAAWEQPQIFTEELRAAFKPLR